Proteins encoded in a region of the Populus nigra chromosome 3, ddPopNigr1.1, whole genome shotgun sequence genome:
- the LOC133688284 gene encoding U-box domain-containing protein 10-like, whose product MSATRLRETITECLADVQSDSVDAQRKALQTLASLTKVSPQNRSLLAQTDGVVSTLLTLTKISSSIIRILALSILFNLSLNPDLKWNLADMETIHHLNSIILSTSSPEIDRLVCSLICSLAMLDKNKAKFGVAGTVQVLVGAISGPRCPASHHLLSSLAELVQFHGNCTVAVRSGAVQVLIGVVESTDGEDLAGTSLAVLGHLARFNEGLNALIRTDQIVSSMLNVLRGRCMLSKEGAAEILLRLFDESEGCVRDAFRLPEFSSVLADISVRGSSKAREKANQLLKKMVDANLDPYTDGNSLFLPWYQ is encoded by the coding sequence ATGTCAGCAACCAGGCTGCGTGAAACCATTACTGAATGCCTTGCTGATGTTCAATCAGACTCCGTTGATGCTCAGCGGAAAGCTCTGCAAACCCTAGCTTCCCTTACCAAGGTCAGTCCCCAGAACAGGAGCTTGCTTGCACAAACAGACGGTGTCGTATCTACCCTTCTTACCCTGACCAAAATCTCCTCTTCTATCATCAGAATCCTAGCGTTATCCATTCTTTTCAACCTCTCCCTGAACCCTGATCTAAAGTGGAATCTTGCAGATATGGAAACCATTCATCATCTCAATTCAATAATTCTCTCAACAAGTTCCCCTGAAATCGACCGGTTAGTTTGCTCTTTGATTTGCAGCTTAGCGATGCTAGACAAAAACAAGGCCAAGTTTGGGGTGGCAGGTACTGTCCAGGTGCTGGTTGGTGCTATTTCAGGACCTCGTTGTCCTGCCTCTCACCATCTCCTTAGTTCCTTGGCTGAGCTTGTGCAGTTTCATGGGAATTGTACAGTGGCTGTCCGTTCAGGAGCAGTCCAAGTGCTCATTGGAGTAGTGGAGAGCACAGATGGCGAGGATTTGGCTGGGACTTCTCTTGCTGTTCTAGGTCACCTAGCTCGGTTCAATGAAGGATTGAATGCCTTAATAAGAACTGACCAGATCGTGAGTTCTATGTTAAATGTTCTAAGAGGGAGGTGCATGCTGAGCAAGGAAGGCGCAGCGGAGATTCTTCTTCGACTTTTCGACGAAAGTGAAGGTTGCGTTAGAGATGCTTTCAGGCTGCCAGAGTTCTCGTCTGTCCTGGCTGATATTTCAGTGAGAGGATCATCAAAGGCACGCGAGAAGGCAAATCAGCTACTGAAGAAGATGGTGGATGCTAACCTTGATCCTTACACTGATGGGAACTCCCTGTTTCTCCCATGGTATCAATGA
- the LOC133688563 gene encoding uncharacterized protein LOC133688563, with translation MSYNTSAAGSGSRHTSRTFEFGRTHVVRPKGKHQATIVWLHGLGDKGSSWSQLLETLPLPNIKWICPTAPTRPVAIFGGFPCTAWSDVGDISEDAPDDLEGLDASAAHVANLLSTEPADIKLGVGGFSMGAATALYSATCHILGQYGNGNMYPVNLSAIVGLSGWLPCSRTLRNRMERSDEAARRAASLPILLCHGSGDDVVAHKHGEKSAQALSSAGFRNLTFRSYNGLGHYTIPEEMDEVCNWLTTRIGLEGPRS, from the exons ATGAGCTACAATACCTCCGCTGCAGGATCTG GCAGTAGGCATACTTCAAGAACATTTGAGTTTGGAAGGACCCATGTGGTGAGGCCTAAAGGAAAGCACCAGGCCACTATAGTTTGGCTGCATGGCCTTGGTGATAAGGGCTCAAG CTGGTCCCAGCTCTTGGAAACCCTTCCCCTTCCAAAT ATTAAATGGATATGCCCAACTGCTCCAACCAGGCCAGTAGCAATATTTGGTGGATTTCCATGCACTGCTT GGTCTGATGTTGGGGATATTTCGGAAGATGCCCCTGATGATTTGGAGGGGCTAGATGCTTCAGCAGCGCATGTTGCAAATCTTTTATCGACTGAGCCTGCTGATA TCAAACTTGGTGTAGGTGGCTTCAGTATGGGAGCTGCAACCGCCCTCTACTCTGCCACATGCCACATTTTAGGGCAATATGGGAATGGAAACATGTACCCAGTCAACTTAAGTGCAATTGTTGGTCTAAGTGGCTGGCTTCCATGTTCAAG GACCTTGAGGAACCGGATGGAAAGATCAGATGAAGCTGCAAGACGTGCAGCATCCTTGCCCATCTTGCTCTGCCATGGCTCAG GTGATGATGTGGTTGCACATAAACATGGAGAGAAATCAGCACAAGCATTAAGTTCAGCTGGATTCCGAAATCTTACATTTAGAAGCTATAATGG GCTTGGCCATTACACAATCCCTGAAGAGATGGATGAAGTTTGTAATTGGCTAACCACGAGGATAGGTCTCGAAGGGCCACGGTCTTAA
- the LOC133688750 gene encoding CRC domain-containing protein TSO1-like isoform X2, translating to MDSPKTTTTTTTTTTISATATTVSLSDSPPVQESPFSNYISNLSPIKPVNTAHVAHGLLGINSPPLVFKSPHTASDRQINLLRRFQYPQISGAETSKIDDGSKKSVDGPEDMGKSSICLTSSLIVDAQTSDNVNNSEQDQPGSSSGCVDEYLSDPVDADCADSVNLVNPNVKKSDDALQSSESNLTNLKIVESDDINDKGTKGEVSQARPEQDGEDPKEQPTSENKMEKIKEEGSLAKQPSHVCPNFGSDLLVDHASRQQCYTSGAQVSQLQRGMSRRCLQFEQAQQETTKDGTYSPNPAINLFGSISPASSTELEILDSSQVELTISSHKEQTMSAMFSANISGKCPVAVSKPSGIGLHLNSIVNTLPMGSGASGPIMSHHLVENKISCSKLSNLVERVSLTAGDGVLQTKASLATSSTTSESFHNMESFNNLQPPEHQVTPHNKRRFSSEHAGNFEESSPSSPKKKRHKASSTDGDGCKRCNCRKTKCLKLYCDCFAAGIYCAAICACQGCLNRPEYEDTVLETRQQIESRNPLAFAPKIVQHVTEFQAIDVEDVDLFTPYSGRHKTGCNCKRSMCVKKYCECYQANVGCSNACRCEGCRNIHGRKEEYAMTQEIASNRANEESLEGMADEKLEMVANNKFLHAELYDLRSLTPPTPSFEYLSHEKDAPKSRLLPGRYVLSSESDFSMLPSYAKSVSSPSNSHGNDMLPKTSKTLDIASHGQELDYNITEITGQFSPQFDELADFSDHTPLPNPSSIMMASSASSKTQDKANVSQPQVYPGSACLSSGSSLRWHSSPITPMTRLGETKNHAQDSDCGLYDILEDDTPEILKDSSAPITSVKASSPNKKRVSPPHSHIREFQSSSSAGLKSGRGRKFILKSVPSFPPLTPCLDSKDCTQQKY from the exons ATGGATTCTCCtaaaaccaccaccaccaccaccacaacaacCACCATTTCCGCCACTGCCACCACCGTCAGTTTATCAGATTCTCCCCCAGTTCAA GAATCCCCATTTTCTAATTACATAAGCAATCTATCGCCTATTAAGCCTGTCAACACTGCACATGTAGCACATGGACTCCTAGGAATCAATTCTCCTCCACTTGTCTTCAAGTCACCACATACAGCATCAGACCGTCAAATAAATCTCCTGCGAAG GTTTCAATATCCTCAGATATCTGGGGCAGAAACATCTAAGATTGACGATGGAAGCAAGAAATCTGTTGATGGTCCGGAGGATATGGGGAAATCTAGCATCTGTTTGACTAGCAGTCTGATTGTTGATGCCCAAACAAGCGACAATGTCAATAACTCTGAACAAGACCAACCTGGCAGCTCCTCAGGCTGTGTTGATGAGTACTTATCTGATCCTGTGGATGCAGATTGTGCAGACTCTGTTAATTTGGTAAACCCAAACGTGAAAAAATCTGATGATGCACTTCAGTCATCAGAAAGTAATTTAACCAACTTGAAAATAGTAGAATCTGATGACATAAATGATAAGGGGACGAAAGGGGAGGTGTCTCAGGCCAGGCCTGAGCAAGATGGAGAGGATCCTAAGGAGCAGCCAACATCTGAAAATAAGATGGAAAAGATTAAAGAGGAAGGAAGCCTTGCCAAACAACCATCTCATGTTTGCCCAAATTTTGGGTCTGACTTGCTTGTAGACCATGCTTCTAGGCAACAATGCTACACTTCAGGGGCTCAG GTCAGTCAGCTCCAACGTGGCATGAGTAGACGCTGCCTTCAGTTTGAACAAGCTCAACAGGAAACTACAAAGGATGGTACCTATTCTCCAAATCCAGCAATCAATTTATTTGGTTCAATATCACCTGCTTCCAGTACAGAATTGGAGATTTTGGATTCATCTCAGGTGGAGCTAACTATCTCTTCCCACAAGGAGCAAACTATGAGTGCTATGTTTTCCGCTAATATAAGTGGAAAGTGTCCCGTGGCTGTTTCCAAGCCTTCAGGTATTGGCTTGCATCTCAATAGCATTGTCAACACTTTGCCAATGGGAAGCGGTGCATCAGGACCTATCATGAGCCACCATTTAGTGGAGAACAAAATTAGTTGCTCCAAACTATCAAATTTAGTTGAGAGAGTCTCATTAACTGCGGGAGATGGGGTGCTCCAAACTAAGGCTTCACTTGCTACAAGCTCTACCACTTCTGAGTCTTTTCACAACATGGAATCTTTCAATAACTTGCAGCCACCAGAGCATCAGGTAACCCCACACAATAAGAGGAGATTTAGTTCAGAGCACGCTGGCAATTTTGAGGAGTCCAGCCCATCAAGCCCCAAGAAGAAAAGGCAT AAAGCATCAAGCACTGATGGTGATGGTTGCAAACGTTGCAACTGTAGGAAGACTAAATGTTTGAAACT ATACTGTGATTGTTTTGCAGCCGGAATCTACTGTGCTGCAATTTGTGCTTGCCAGGGATGCCTTAACAGGCCTGAATATGAAGATACTGTTCTTGAAACACGACAACAAATTGAATCACGTAATCCACTTGCTTTCGCTCCAAAGATTGTACAGCATGTGACTGAGTTTCAAGCAATCGATGTG GAAGATGTAGACCTGTTTACACCGTACTCAGGGAGGCATAAGACAGGATGCAATTGCAAAAGGTCAATGTGTGTGAAAAAGTATTGTGAATGCTATCAG GCTAATGTCGGATGCTCCAATGCTTGTCGATGTGAAGGGTGCAGAAATATCCACGGTAGGAAAGAAG AATATGCTATGACTCAAGAAATAGCAAGCAACAGAGCTAATGAAGAAAGTTTAGAAGGCATGGCTGATGAGAAATTGGAAATGGTtgcaaacaataaatttttacatgctGAGCTATACGATCTGCGCAGCCTCACACCACCAACACCATCATTTGAGTACTTAAG CCATGAAAAGGATGCACCAAAATCCCGACTCCTTCCTGGTAGGTATGTCTTGTCGTCTGAGTCTGATTTTTCTATGCTGCCATCTTATGCAAAATCCGTAAGTTCTCCGAGCAATTCACACGGCAACGACATGCTTCCAAAAACAAGTAAAACCCTGGACATAGCTTCCCACGGTCAGGAACTAGATTATAACATTACTGAAATAACGGGCCAATTCTCACCACAATTTGATGAACTTGCCGATTTCTCTGATCATACTCCACTGCCAAATCCTTCCTCAATCATGATGGCTTCTTCGGCTTCGTCTAAAACGCAGGACAAGGCAAATGTTTCACAACCTCAGGTGTATCCTGGAAGTGCTTGTCTCTCATCTGGCAGTTCTCTTCGTTGGCACAGTTCACCAATTACCCCAATGACTCGGTTAGGTGAGACAAAAAATCATGCACAGGACTCTGATTGTGGGCTTTATGACATTCTGGAAGATGACACACCCGAAATATTAAAGGATTCTTCTGCCCCTATCACATCTGTTAAAGCAAGCTCTCCTAATAAAAAGCGAGTTTCTCCGCCTCACAGTCACATTCGAGAGTTCCAATCGAGCTCTTCAGCAGGCTTGAAAAGCGGGCGCGGGCGCAAGTTCATTTTGAAATCTGTGCCTTCTTTCCCGCCCCTCACTCCTTGTCTTGATTCCAAAGATTGCACCCAACAGAAATACTAG
- the LOC133688750 gene encoding CRC domain-containing protein TSO1-like isoform X1 — protein sequence MDSPKTTTTTTTTTTISATATTVSLSDSPPVQESPFSNYISNLSPIKPVNTAHVAHGLLGINSPPLVFKSPHTASDRQINLLRRFQYPQISGAETSKIDDGSKKSVDGPEDMGKSSICLTSSLIVDAQTSDNVNNSEQDQPGSSSGCVDEYLSDPVDADCADSVNLVNPNVKKSDDALQSSESNLTNLKIVESDDINDKGTKGEVSQARPEQDGEDPKEQPTSENKMEKIKEEGSLAKQPSHVCPNFGSDLLVDHASRQQCYTSGAQVAHPHEPIQLITYNGSEVSQLQRGMSRRCLQFEQAQQETTKDGTYSPNPAINLFGSISPASSTELEILDSSQVELTISSHKEQTMSAMFSANISGKCPVAVSKPSGIGLHLNSIVNTLPMGSGASGPIMSHHLVENKISCSKLSNLVERVSLTAGDGVLQTKASLATSSTTSESFHNMESFNNLQPPEHQVTPHNKRRFSSEHAGNFEESSPSSPKKKRHKASSTDGDGCKRCNCRKTKCLKLYCDCFAAGIYCAAICACQGCLNRPEYEDTVLETRQQIESRNPLAFAPKIVQHVTEFQAIDVEDVDLFTPYSGRHKTGCNCKRSMCVKKYCECYQANVGCSNACRCEGCRNIHGRKEEYAMTQEIASNRANEESLEGMADEKLEMVANNKFLHAELYDLRSLTPPTPSFEYLSHEKDAPKSRLLPGRYVLSSESDFSMLPSYAKSVSSPSNSHGNDMLPKTSKTLDIASHGQELDYNITEITGQFSPQFDELADFSDHTPLPNPSSIMMASSASSKTQDKANVSQPQVYPGSACLSSGSSLRWHSSPITPMTRLGETKNHAQDSDCGLYDILEDDTPEILKDSSAPITSVKASSPNKKRVSPPHSHIREFQSSSSAGLKSGRGRKFILKSVPSFPPLTPCLDSKDCTQQKY from the exons ATGGATTCTCCtaaaaccaccaccaccaccaccacaacaacCACCATTTCCGCCACTGCCACCACCGTCAGTTTATCAGATTCTCCCCCAGTTCAA GAATCCCCATTTTCTAATTACATAAGCAATCTATCGCCTATTAAGCCTGTCAACACTGCACATGTAGCACATGGACTCCTAGGAATCAATTCTCCTCCACTTGTCTTCAAGTCACCACATACAGCATCAGACCGTCAAATAAATCTCCTGCGAAG GTTTCAATATCCTCAGATATCTGGGGCAGAAACATCTAAGATTGACGATGGAAGCAAGAAATCTGTTGATGGTCCGGAGGATATGGGGAAATCTAGCATCTGTTTGACTAGCAGTCTGATTGTTGATGCCCAAACAAGCGACAATGTCAATAACTCTGAACAAGACCAACCTGGCAGCTCCTCAGGCTGTGTTGATGAGTACTTATCTGATCCTGTGGATGCAGATTGTGCAGACTCTGTTAATTTGGTAAACCCAAACGTGAAAAAATCTGATGATGCACTTCAGTCATCAGAAAGTAATTTAACCAACTTGAAAATAGTAGAATCTGATGACATAAATGATAAGGGGACGAAAGGGGAGGTGTCTCAGGCCAGGCCTGAGCAAGATGGAGAGGATCCTAAGGAGCAGCCAACATCTGAAAATAAGATGGAAAAGATTAAAGAGGAAGGAAGCCTTGCCAAACAACCATCTCATGTTTGCCCAAATTTTGGGTCTGACTTGCTTGTAGACCATGCTTCTAGGCAACAATGCTACACTTCAGGGGCTCAG GTTGCTCATCCACATGAACCTATTCAACTCATAACATATAATGGTTCGGAG GTCAGTCAGCTCCAACGTGGCATGAGTAGACGCTGCCTTCAGTTTGAACAAGCTCAACAGGAAACTACAAAGGATGGTACCTATTCTCCAAATCCAGCAATCAATTTATTTGGTTCAATATCACCTGCTTCCAGTACAGAATTGGAGATTTTGGATTCATCTCAGGTGGAGCTAACTATCTCTTCCCACAAGGAGCAAACTATGAGTGCTATGTTTTCCGCTAATATAAGTGGAAAGTGTCCCGTGGCTGTTTCCAAGCCTTCAGGTATTGGCTTGCATCTCAATAGCATTGTCAACACTTTGCCAATGGGAAGCGGTGCATCAGGACCTATCATGAGCCACCATTTAGTGGAGAACAAAATTAGTTGCTCCAAACTATCAAATTTAGTTGAGAGAGTCTCATTAACTGCGGGAGATGGGGTGCTCCAAACTAAGGCTTCACTTGCTACAAGCTCTACCACTTCTGAGTCTTTTCACAACATGGAATCTTTCAATAACTTGCAGCCACCAGAGCATCAGGTAACCCCACACAATAAGAGGAGATTTAGTTCAGAGCACGCTGGCAATTTTGAGGAGTCCAGCCCATCAAGCCCCAAGAAGAAAAGGCAT AAAGCATCAAGCACTGATGGTGATGGTTGCAAACGTTGCAACTGTAGGAAGACTAAATGTTTGAAACT ATACTGTGATTGTTTTGCAGCCGGAATCTACTGTGCTGCAATTTGTGCTTGCCAGGGATGCCTTAACAGGCCTGAATATGAAGATACTGTTCTTGAAACACGACAACAAATTGAATCACGTAATCCACTTGCTTTCGCTCCAAAGATTGTACAGCATGTGACTGAGTTTCAAGCAATCGATGTG GAAGATGTAGACCTGTTTACACCGTACTCAGGGAGGCATAAGACAGGATGCAATTGCAAAAGGTCAATGTGTGTGAAAAAGTATTGTGAATGCTATCAG GCTAATGTCGGATGCTCCAATGCTTGTCGATGTGAAGGGTGCAGAAATATCCACGGTAGGAAAGAAG AATATGCTATGACTCAAGAAATAGCAAGCAACAGAGCTAATGAAGAAAGTTTAGAAGGCATGGCTGATGAGAAATTGGAAATGGTtgcaaacaataaatttttacatgctGAGCTATACGATCTGCGCAGCCTCACACCACCAACACCATCATTTGAGTACTTAAG CCATGAAAAGGATGCACCAAAATCCCGACTCCTTCCTGGTAGGTATGTCTTGTCGTCTGAGTCTGATTTTTCTATGCTGCCATCTTATGCAAAATCCGTAAGTTCTCCGAGCAATTCACACGGCAACGACATGCTTCCAAAAACAAGTAAAACCCTGGACATAGCTTCCCACGGTCAGGAACTAGATTATAACATTACTGAAATAACGGGCCAATTCTCACCACAATTTGATGAACTTGCCGATTTCTCTGATCATACTCCACTGCCAAATCCTTCCTCAATCATGATGGCTTCTTCGGCTTCGTCTAAAACGCAGGACAAGGCAAATGTTTCACAACCTCAGGTGTATCCTGGAAGTGCTTGTCTCTCATCTGGCAGTTCTCTTCGTTGGCACAGTTCACCAATTACCCCAATGACTCGGTTAGGTGAGACAAAAAATCATGCACAGGACTCTGATTGTGGGCTTTATGACATTCTGGAAGATGACACACCCGAAATATTAAAGGATTCTTCTGCCCCTATCACATCTGTTAAAGCAAGCTCTCCTAATAAAAAGCGAGTTTCTCCGCCTCACAGTCACATTCGAGAGTTCCAATCGAGCTCTTCAGCAGGCTTGAAAAGCGGGCGCGGGCGCAAGTTCATTTTGAAATCTGTGCCTTCTTTCCCGCCCCTCACTCCTTGTCTTGATTCCAAAGATTGCACCCAACAGAAATACTAG